The genomic region CGAGCGGCCCATCCAGGACCTGCTGGACGCCCTGGGGGCGCTCGGCGTCGAGGCGCGCAGCGACGCAGGCACCGGGTGCCCGCCCGTCACGATTCGGACCGACGGCCTTCGCGGGGGCGAGGTCGAGGTCCGCGGCGCGACCTCCAGCCAGTTCCTCTCGGGGCTCCTTTTGGCCGCGCCCGCCGCCGCGGGTCCCGTCACCCTCCGCGTGGCGGGGGAACTGGTGTCGAAGCCTTTTGTGGACATGACGCTGGCGGTGATGCGCGACTTCGGCGTGGGGGTCGGGCGCGAAGGCTACGCGCGGTTTGAAATCGCGGCCCCTCAAGCGTACCGGGGCCGGCGCTACGCGGTCGAGCCCGACGCCTCGAGCGCGAGTTACTTTCTGGCCGCTGCGGCCGCCACCGGCGGGCGCGTCACGGTCGAGGGCCTCTCGCGCGCCTCGATCCAGGGCGACGCGCGCTTCGCCGACGTCCTCGGGGAAATGGGCTGCGCCGTCGCGTGGTCCGGCGAGGGCGTCACCGTCGCCGGGCCGGAGCATCTGCGCGGCATTTGCATCGACATGAATGCCATGCCCGACATGGTCCTGACGCTCGCGCCGCTGGCGCTTCTGGCCAGGGGCCGGACGGTCATCGAGAACGTGGCCAACCTCCGGGTGAAGGAGTCGGACCGCCTGACGGCCCTGGCGACGGAACTGGGGCGCCTGGGCGCCCGCGTGGAGGAGCACCCCGACGGTCTGACGATCTGGCCGCCCCAGGCGGTTCTCTCGGCCGAGGTCGCCACCTACAACGACCACCGCATGGCCATGGGATTCGCGATCGTCGGCCTGCGGGTTCCCGGCATCCTCATTGGGGGGGCGGAATGCGTCTCGAAGACGTATCCGGAGTTCTTCGCGGACCTGGAGTCGCTCGCGGGGTGAAAAATGGGGACGGGAGTCGTTTTCATCAAAAACGCGGTTTCCGCTGCGGCAAAGCGGGGTTACATAAGTTTTGCGCGGTGGTTCGCCGCGGGGCTTGCCCCGCGCTGCGAAAAGCCAGCGCCCCGCCCCGAAGGGGTCCAACCGCTGAACAGGGACAAGCGGGGCGGCGAACCCGGCGCGCCGGGATTCACCCTCACCCCGCCCCTCTCCCAGCTCGCCACGTCGAGTCGCCCAAGGCGACCAGGGAGAGGGAGTATCCCCGTTTTTCTGCTGGCGGCGGTGCTGGCGGGGGGGTGCGGCTATCGGCAGACCCGCCTCGAGGTTTACTGTAAACTCATGACCCCCCTGGAGCAGGCCGACTACCGCCTCCTGGAGACCGAAGGGAAGCCCGTCAGCCTCCGCCTCGCCTACCTCCAGGAAATTGGGGTTTATCAAAAGTGGGCCGAACAGCCGAAGAATATCCAGCAGGCCATTCTGCGGTGTCAGGTCCTGGAGGGCATGACGCCTCTTCAGGTCCAGATGGCCTGGGGTTTGCCCGACGACCGGCGCGATGGCACGATGCCCGAAGACCAG from Planctomycetota bacterium harbors:
- the aroA gene encoding 3-phosphoshikimate 1-carboxyvinyltransferase; this encodes MATRSITPVLGPVRGTVRPPGSKSLTNRALAVAALADSRTTIESAGVNDDTRVMASALGVLGIEVEVDERARRIRVAGCGGRVPDGPKDLNTGDSGTATRFLAALVAAGRGRYRIDGSERMRERPIQDLLDALGALGVEARSDAGTGCPPVTIRTDGLRGGEVEVRGATSSQFLSGLLLAAPAAAGPVTLRVAGELVSKPFVDMTLAVMRDFGVGVGREGYARFEIAAPQAYRGRRYAVEPDASSASYFLAAAAATGGRVTVEGLSRASIQGDARFADVLGEMGCAVAWSGEGVTVAGPEHLRGICIDMNAMPDMVLTLAPLALLARGRTVIENVANLRVKESDRLTALATELGRLGARVEEHPDGLTIWPPQAVLSAEVATYNDHRMAMGFAIVGLRVPGILIGGAECVSKTYPEFFADLESLAG